GAAATTGATGCTAAAGATATGTTCGTAATGCCGGGATTAATAGATGCACATATTCACCTATCTGGAATTAAAGGAGGTAGTTTATTAAAAATAATGTTTGAAAAACCAGAATATAGAGTGCTTAAAGCCTCTAAATGGCTAGAGAAGTTACTCATATCTGGATTCACAACTGTAAGGGATTGTGGCGAGATTGTTTCGTTAGCATTAAAGAGAGCTGTAAATGAGGGGATAATAAAAGGACCTAAGATAATAGCTGCTGGAAAACCTATTACCCAAACGTTTGGGCATGGAGAATTAAGTCACGATGTTCCCTTAGAATTTTCTATGTCCCTTAGCTTTTCAGAATTCTGTGATGGAGTCGAATCTTGTATTCACGCAGCTAGAAAAGTCCTAAGAGATGGATCTGACTTCATAAAAATTTTCGCTACGGGTGGAGTTCTTTCACAGAGAGATAAGCCAGAAAACCCACAATTATCTTTTGAAGAAATAAGGGCTACAGTTAACGAAGCCGAAAAAGTTAACACTTACGTAGCTGCTCATGCTCATGGAGATAAAGGTGCTAGGATCGCTATAGAGGCCGGAATAAAAACGTTAGAACACGGAACGTTATTAAGGGATGAAACTCTAAAACTTATGGTACAGAAAAACGTTACGTTAACTCCAACACTCACTATACAAGAGTTAATATATAAATACGGGAAACAAATAGGTGTAGATGAATGGGGTCTTCAAAAAATCAATACAGTTAGAGAGAGTATTTCTAATGTAGTTAAAAAAGCTAAAGAGTACGGTGTTACTATAATAGCGGGAACAGATTTAGGCTTTGAAACGGGATTAGAGGATATAGATATTGGAAAGAATTGGATGGAAGCTATTCTATTAGTAGAAAGGGGAGGATTAACTCCATTAGAGGCTTTAAGAGCATCCACGTACAACGCTT
The genomic region above belongs to Saccharolobus caldissimus and contains:
- a CDS encoding metal-dependent hydrolase family protein; translation: MDLAIKNGKVFNGIEVLGKTNIYVENGKIAKITNENLNANVEIDAKDMFVMPGLIDAHIHLSGIKGGSLLKIMFEKPEYRVLKASKWLEKLLISGFTTVRDCGEIVSLALKRAVNEGIIKGPKIIAAGKPITQTFGHGELSHDVPLEFSMSLSFSEFCDGVESCIHAARKVLRDGSDFIKIFATGGVLSQRDKPENPQLSFEEIRATVNEAEKVNTYVAAHAHGDKGARIAIEAGIKTLEHGTLLRDETLKLMVQKNVTLTPTLTIQELIYKYGKQIGVDEWGLQKINTVRESISNVVKKAKEYGVTIIAGTDLGFETGLEDIDIGKNWMEAILLVERGGLTPLEALRASTYNASLAIGSNSGLIDTGKDADIIIINGDPSENIKDIAKTISVIKDGKIVVENKKLL